A single Falco naumanni isolate bFalNau1 chromosome 20, bFalNau1.pat, whole genome shotgun sequence DNA region contains:
- the HJV gene encoding hemojuvelin, which yields MGKPARSKSPGQLENPSFYLRALFFLLFCRHVSSQCKILRCNSEYVAATLNLRGSNRNAAYCNALRSYSHCTRKTARTCRGDLAYHSAVHGIEDLMIQNNCSKEGPTSPPRPRPPAPNHQGFESLDICNYEKSFLYKHGQPPSYQHCAAFGDPHIRTFHDDFHTCRVEGSWPLLDNDYLFVQATSSPVAKGSNATVTSKLTIIFKNMKECIDQKVYQAEIDNLPAAFEDGSVNGGERPGGSSLAIQERSPGRHVEIRAEYIGTTIAVRQAGRQLSFSIRAAEEVARAFTEEQDLQLCVGGCPRSQRISRSECCRGRVAAETARALCKEMLPVEDVYFQSCVFDVVTSGDANFTMAAHGALEDARVFLPNAEKLHIFQVGAGCLCVSSSFLLLLLTSGLWAVLLHF from the exons ATGGGGAAACCTGCCCGCAGTAagagcccagggcagctggaaaACCCCAGCTTCTACCTCCGagctctcttcttcctcctcttctgcaggCATG TTTCTTCCCAGTGCAAGATCCTGCGTTGCAACTCGGAGTACGTGGCTGCCACCCTCAACCTGCGCGGCTCCAACCGGAACGCGGCGTACTGCAACGCCCTCCGCTCCTACTCCCACTGCACCCGCAAGACAGCTCGCACGTGCCGGGGTGACCTGGCCTACCACTCCGCCGTCCACGGCATTGAGGACCTCATGATCCAGAACAACTGCTCCAAGGAGGGTCCCACAtcgcccccccggccccggcccccagcccccaacCATCAGGGCTTTGAGTCTCTCGATATCTGCAACTACGAGAAGAGTTTTCTCTACAAGCACGGCCAGCCCCCCAGCTACCAGCACTGCGCGGCTTTCGGGGACCCCCACATCCGCACTTTCCATGATGACTTCCACACTTGCCGAGTGGAGGGCTCCTGGCCCCTCTTGGACAATGACTACTTGTTTGTGCAAGCAACCAGCTCTCCGGTGGCCAAGGGGTCCAACGCTACGGTCACCAGCAAG ctcaccatCATATTCAAGAACATGAAGGAATGCATCGACCAGAAGGTTTACCAGGCCGAGATAGACAACCTCCCAGCAGCTTTCGAGGATGGCTCGGTGAACGGGGGCGAGAGGCCGGGCGGCAGCAGCCTGGCCATCCAGGAGCGCAGCCCTGGGCGGCACGTGGAGATCCGTGCGGAGTACATCGGCACCACCATCGCTGTCCGTCAGGCCGGCCGCCAGCTCTCCTTCTCCATCCGGGCAGCTGAGGAGGTGGCACGTGCCTTCACGGAGGAGCAAgacctgcagctctgtgtgggCGGTTGCCCCCGCAGCCAGCGCATCTCCCGCAGCGAGTGCTGCCGTGGCCGCGTTGCAGCTGAGACGGCCCGGGCACTCTGCAAGGAGATGCTGCCTGTGGAGGATGTCTACTTCCAGTCATGCGTCTTCGATGTGGTAACCTCAGGAGATGCCAACTTCACCATGGCGGCTCATGGAGCTCTAGAAGATGCCAGGGTCTTCCTTCCCAATGCTGAGAAATTGCACATCTTCCAGGTTGGGGCAGGCTGCCTGTGCgtctcttcttccttcctcctcctcctcctcacctctgGCCTTTGGGCTGTTTTGTTGCACTTTTAA
- the LOC121099586 gene encoding thioredoxin-interacting protein: protein MVMFKKVKSFHLAFSEPEKVYCSGEKVAGHVLVEVAEVTRVSAVKVLACGVAKVNWAKGPQQCKQEVEYLRFEDVLSLEEQPTDEDGSVILRPGNKYEYKFGFELPQGPLGTTFKGKYGCVDYWVKAFLERPSIPAQEIKKRFEVMDPVDVNTPELLSPVAAKKEKKVSCMFIPDGRVSVSAQIDRKGFCEGDEICINADFENTCSRIVVPKAAIVAKHTYLANGQTKVFTQKLSCVRGNHIVSGMSESWRGKTIRVKKLKPSILGCNILRVEYFLQIYVSVPGSKKIILELPLVIGSRSGISSRSSSMASQTSSEMSWVDLNLPDAPEAPPCYLDIVPEDHRLESPTTPLLDDPDSFDSPIFMYAPEFKFMPPPTYTEVDPCIANNNVQ, encoded by the exons ATGGTGATGTTCAAGAAGGTGAAGAGTTTCCACCTGGCTTTCAGCGAGCCTGAGAAGGTCTACTGCAGTGGGGAGAAAGTGGCCGGGCATGTGTTGGTGGAGGTGGCTGAGGTCACTCGAGTCAGTGCTGTCAAGGTGCTGGCCTGTGGGGTGGCCAAAGTCAACTGGGCCAAGGGCCCCCAGCAGTGCAAGCAGGAGGTGGAGTACCTGCGCTTCGAGGATGtcctcagcctggaggagcagcCCACTG ATGAGGACGGCTCTGTAATCCTGAGACCCGGTAACAAGTACGAGTACAAATTCGGATTCGAGCTTCCCCAAGG GCCTCTGGGTACCACCTTCAAGGGAAAGTACGGCTGCGTGGATTATTGGGTGAAAGCCTTCTTGGAGCGCCCATCTATCCCTGCTCAGGAGATAAAGAAGCGCTTTGAGGTTATGGATCCCGTTGATGTGAACACTCCAGAACTGTTG TCCCCAGTTGCTGccaagaaggagaagaaggtgTCCTGCATGTTCATTCCTGACGGACGCGTGTCGGTCAGCGCTCAAATCGACAGGAAAGGGTTTTGTGAAG GTGATGAGATCTGCATCAATGCTGACTTTGAGAACACTTGCTCACGCATCGTGGTGCCCAAAGCAGCCATCGTCGCCAAGCACACCTACCTGGCCAATGGGCAGACCAAGGTCTTCACCCAGAAGCTCTCCTGCGTCCGAGGCAACCACATAGTTTCGGGCATGTCCGAGTCCTGGCGGGGCAAAACCATCCGCGTCAAGAAGCTCAAACCGTCCATCTTGGGCTGCAACATTCTGCGTGTGGAGTATTTCCTGCAG ATCTACGTCAGTGTCCCTGGGTCCAAGAAAATAATCTTGGAGCTGCCCCTCGTCATCGGCAGCCGCTCGGGCATCAGCAGCCGCAGCTCCAGCATGGCCAGTCAGACCAGCTCCGAGATGAGCTGGGTGGATTTGAACCTCCCCGATGCTCCAGAAG CACCCCCATGCTACCTGGACATCGTTCCTGAAGACCACCGCCTGGAGAGCCCCACCACGCCTCTCCTGGATGACCCCGACAGCTTCGACAGCCCCATATTCATGTACGCCCCGGAGTTCAAGTTCATGCCACCGCCCACCTACACAGAG GTGGACCCCTGCATCGCCAACAACAACGTGCAGTGA
- the POLR3GL gene encoding DNA-directed RNA polymerase III subunit RPC7-like, which yields MAGRGRGRGRGQMTFNVEAVGIGKGDALPPPTLQPAPLFPALEQRAAPLPGGEEGEYMLALKQELRGAMKGLPYFVKPGAPRRDIERYSDKYQLSSPVDSAIDWNPDWRRLPRELKIRVRRLRRGRTTILIPKCKQRVALDKEEAIKKLESLEKKEEEVTSEEEEEKEEEEEGKEEEEEEYDEEEHEEETDYIMSYFDNGEDFGADSDDNMDEAVY from the exons ATGGCGGGCCGGGGTCGCGGCCGCGGCCGGGGGCAGATGACCTTCAACGTGGAGGCGGTGGGGATCGGCAAGGGGGAcgcgctgcccccccccacgCTGCAGCCCGCACCCCTCTTCCCG GCGCTGGAGCAGCGGGCAGCCCCACTGCCGGGGGGCGAGGAGGGGGAGTACATGCTGGCGCTGAAGCAGGAGCTGCGCGGGGCCATGAAGGGGCTCCCCTACTTCGTCAAGCCCGGGGCACCCCGCAGAG atATTGAGCGCTACTCGGACAAGTACCAGCTCTCCAGCCCCGTCGACAGCGCCATCGACTGGAACCCAG actgGAGGCGGCTTCCACGGGAGCTGAAGATCCGGGTGCGGCGGCTGCGGAGGGGCA ggaCCACCATCCTCATCCCCAAGTGCAAGCAGCGCGTCGCGCTCGACAAGGAGGAGGCCATCAAGAAGCTGGAG agcctggagaagaaggaagaggaggtgaCATcggaggaggaagaggagaaggaggaggaagaagaagggaaggaggaggaggaagaggagtaTGACGAGGAGGAGCACGAGGAG GAGACCGACTACATCATGTCCTACTTCGACAATGGCGAGGACTTCGGGGCCGACAGCGACGACAACATGGACGAGGCGGTTTActga
- the ANKRD34A gene encoding LOW QUALITY PROTEIN: ankyrin repeat domain-containing protein 34A (The sequence of the model RefSeq protein was modified relative to this genomic sequence to represent the inferred CDS: inserted 1 base in 1 codon; deleted 1 base in 1 codon), with amino-acid sequence MPSPGRPGVAGPPPGGSTVPTDGSALLRAVAQGKFRLTRLLLEGGAYINEGNAAGQTPLMAACRGGYAAPGEQPRMVRYLLERGADPHIADRTGRTALMHACAERAGAAVAAVLVAHGADPSARDYSGASALVYAINRGDRETLQVLLDACAARGKEVIIIATATDPSGAKTTRQYLNSPPSPGLCMSPSDIDVRAAASPGCGEREEERDVFCFPPPAAPRPTAPXPEPPRARGRPLKRLNSEPWGLVAPEGARGPPERLVAGLEGLSLGGRPRRHSVEGREAAGLPGGAWPERGPPLAPGPQPLPRRNTAPEAARPCAPRRGPPRGPPAAARRVTPPRRPPPPPPRAAGAPRLRHPPAGAPGPGAGRLLAPSAPRAAPPRPPGPPRPAAAPALHAAGGDAAAGHLPEQRGPRAGQLRTPPGARVTPVAPGDPLVTGPPRTAALVPAQGLLGRPVAAFTLNPTDDGGHATTLPLLPPAGALHDSRFLRELVPPPSLQAPPHLPPAPSSSSQQRFSLRTAAADGPTCPRARPGAARGWALRAITAARHPGVPPRGGVPPPFWGTGSQRGGARVGAGGGARTVGVLVNKGGLAQLDGSTSGCQGAGGVAYLDAGTSGHREPGEEYIWVHKDWRIWAPAHLGTKTSGQQGA; translated from the exons ATGCCCAGCCCCGGCCGGCCGGGCGtcgcggggccgccccccggggGGAGCACGGTGCCCACCGACGGCTCGGCGCTGCTGCGGGCGGTGGCGCAGGGCAAGTTCCGCCTGACgcggctgctgctggag gggggcGCCTACATCAACGAGGGCAACGCGGCCGGGCAGACGCCGCTGATGGCCGCCTGCCGGGGGGGGTACGCGGCGCCGGGCGAGCAGCCGCGGATGGTGCGGTACCTGCTGGAGCGCGGCGCCGACCCCCACATCGCGGACCGGACGGGGCGCACGGCGCTGATGCACGCGTGTGCCGAGCGCGCCGGGGCCGCCGTGGCCGCCGTCCTGGTGGCCCACGGGGCCGATCCCAGCGCCCGCGACTACAGCGGCGCCTCGGCGCTGGTTTACGCCATCAACCGGGGGGACCGCGAGAcgctgcaggtgctgctggacGCCTGCGCGGCGCGGGGGAAGGAGGTGATCATCATCGCCACCGCCACCGACCCCTCGGGGGCCAAGACCACCCGGCAGTACCTCAActcgcccccctcccccggcctCTGCATGTCGCCCTCCGACATCGACGTGCGGGCGGCGGCCTCGCCGGGCTGCGGCGAGCGGGAGGAGGAGCGGGACGTcttctgcttccccccccccgccgccccccgccccaccgccc cccccgagccgccccgcgcccggggccgcccgctGAAGCGGCTCAACTCGGAACCCTGGGGGTTGGTGGCCCCCGAGGGGGCGCGGGGCCCCCCCGAGCGCCTGGTGGCCGGGCTGGaggggctgagcctggggggGCGCCCGCGGCGGCACAGCGTGGAGggccgggaggcggcggggctgccggggggcgcCTGGCCCGAGCGGGgcccccccctcgcccccggcccgcagccGCTGCCCCGCCGCAACACGGCCCCCGAGGCGGCGCGGCCGTGCGCCCCCCGCCGGGGACCCCCCCGAGGgccccccgctgccgcccgccgagtcacccccccccgccgcccgccgccgccccccccccgggctgcTGGAGCGCCGCGGCTCCGGCACCCTCCTGCTGGAGCCCCTggccccggggcgggccggcTTCTTGCCCCCTCTGCaccccgggccgcccccccgcggccccccggccccccccggccggcTGCTGCGCCGGCACTCCATGCAGCCGGAGGAGATGCGGCAGCTGGCCACCTTCCGGAGCAGCGCGGGCCCCGAGCCGGGCAGTTAAGGACCCCCCCGGGGGCCCGCGTCACCCCTGTCGCCCCCGGGGACCCCCTCGTGACGGGACCCCCCCGAACGGCCGCTCTCGTGCCAGCGCAGGGCCTCCTGGGGCGGCCGGTGGCCGCGTTCACTCTGAACCCTACTGATGACGGCGGGCACGCCACGACTCTTCCATTGCTGCCACCGGCGGGAGCTTTGCACGACTCCAGATTCCTCCGGGAGCTGGTgccacccccctccctccagGCTCCACCGCATCTTCCTCCCGCTCCTTCCTCATCCTCCCAGCAGCGCTTTTCCCTGCGGACCGCGGCAGCCGATGGCCCGACCTGCCCCAGGGCCCGGCCAGGCGCCGCTCGGGGCTGGGCACTGCGAGCAATAACAGCTGCCAGGCACCCGGGCGTCCCCCCCAgggggggtgtcccccccccaTTTTGGGGCACAGGGTCCCAGCGAGGGGGTGCCAGGgtgggagcgggcggcggggctcgCACTGTCGGCGTCCTGGTGAATAAAg GAGGACTGGCAcagctggatggcagcacaTCTGGGTGCCAGGGTGCTGGAGGAGTAGCGTACCTGGATGCTGGCACATCTGGGCACCGTGAGCCTGGGGAGGAGTACATCTGGGTGCACAAGGACTGGCGCATCTGGGCACCAGCACATCTGGGCACCAAGACAtctgggcagcagggagcatgA